In Triticum aestivum cultivar Chinese Spring chromosome 5B, IWGSC CS RefSeq v2.1, whole genome shotgun sequence, the following proteins share a genomic window:
- the LOC123116568 gene encoding uncharacterized protein: protein MVVHHFPSRPPPATVMAYSQLHGNTAVLQPVIGHATTDDWMCYKGGDGDLWRRRRCCDFAGAGTRKDTTSDGFATTSGGHPTAVVTTARRWCCNHCKLRGCTILILQPTTRMAGCHRSCGRRTRAAAISMGSCNRGSRLLHA from the exons ATGGTCGTCCACCACTTTCCTTCTCGTCCTCCTCCGGCCACGGTCATGGCGTACTCGCAGCTCCACGGCAACACGGCCGTGCTACAACCAGTGATCGGCCATGCTACAACCGACGACTGGATGTGTTACAAGGGAGGCGACGGTGATTTGTGGCGGCGACGTCGGTGCTGCGATTTTGCTGGAGCCGGCACCAGGAAAGATACCACCAGCGACGGATTTGCTACAACCAGTGGGGGTCATCCCACGGCGGTGGTGACCACGGCCCGACGGTGGTGCTGCAACCA TTGTAAGCTACGCGGTTGTACCATTTTGATTCTGCAACCGACGACGAGGATGGCCGGCTGCCATCGGAGCTGCGGCCGCCGCACCAGAGCTGCGGCCATCTCCATGGGGAGCTGCAACCGTGGGAGCAGGCTGCTGCATGCATGA